Proteins found in one Desulfatirhabdium butyrativorans DSM 18734 genomic segment:
- the acs gene encoding acetate--CoA ligase yields MAEKENLEVSEAQIAVHWQEEAYYYPSPQFIAQANMTDPSIYDRFSLENFPNCYKEYADLLDWYEYWHTTLDTSDAPCFKWFVGGKINASYNCVDRHLAKNRNKTAIHFVPELENEKVEHITYQELWVRVNEMAALLQDFCGLKAGDRVTLHLPMTAELPITMLACARLGVIHSQVFGGFSGKAAADRIVDSKSHVLITIDAYYRGGHLIDHKEKADVSVAEAKKDGQVVDKVLVWQRYPGKYSSPTPMVDGRDYFVNDLLKKYYGVRIDPVKMPAEAPLFLMYTSGTTGKPKGCQHGTGGYLAYVAGTSKYVQDIHPEDVYWCLADIGWITGHSYIVYGPLAICASTVIYEGIPNYPDPGRPWRIAQDLGVNIFHTAPTAIRALRKIGPDEPKKYEYHFKHMTTVGEPIEPEVWKWYHEVVGKGEAIIVDTWWQTETGGFLCSTLPAIKPMKPGSAGPGMPGIHPIIFDEDGKELPAGCGKAGNICIQNPWPGMFQTIWGDRDRFVKQYFERYCKDPKSKDWRDWPYLTGDAAVQAPDGYYRILGRIDDVINVSGHRLGTKELESAALTVTEVAESAVVPVADDIKGKVPDLYVSLKPGYSPSKELEDKIAKALVTEIGPIAKPRKVWIVPDMPKTRSGKIMRRVLGAISNKKDVGDVTTLANPEIVTAIQGMMK; encoded by the coding sequence ATGGCAGAGAAGGAAAATTTGGAGGTTTCCGAGGCCCAGATCGCCGTACATTGGCAGGAGGAGGCTTATTACTATCCGTCTCCCCAGTTCATCGCACAAGCCAACATGACCGATCCGAGCATCTACGACAGGTTCAGTCTGGAGAATTTCCCGAATTGTTATAAGGAATACGCCGATTTGCTGGACTGGTACGAATACTGGCATACAACGTTGGATACGAGCGATGCGCCATGCTTCAAATGGTTTGTGGGTGGAAAAATCAATGCCTCCTACAATTGCGTGGATCGCCATCTGGCCAAGAACCGGAACAAGACGGCCATTCATTTCGTTCCGGAGCTGGAAAACGAGAAGGTGGAGCACATCACCTATCAGGAACTCTGGGTGCGGGTCAACGAAATGGCGGCGCTTCTCCAGGACTTCTGCGGGCTGAAGGCCGGAGATCGGGTCACATTGCACCTGCCCATGACGGCCGAGCTTCCCATCACCATGCTGGCCTGTGCCCGTCTGGGTGTCATTCATTCCCAGGTATTCGGGGGATTCAGCGGGAAGGCTGCAGCAGACCGGATCGTGGATTCCAAAAGCCATGTGCTCATCACCATCGATGCCTATTATCGTGGCGGCCATTTGATCGATCACAAGGAGAAGGCCGACGTATCCGTGGCGGAGGCCAAGAAGGACGGTCAGGTGGTGGACAAGGTTCTGGTCTGGCAGCGCTATCCCGGCAAATATTCCTCGCCAACCCCCATGGTGGATGGCAGGGACTATTTCGTGAACGATCTGCTGAAAAAATATTACGGTGTCCGGATCGACCCCGTCAAGATGCCTGCCGAGGCGCCGCTTTTCCTGATGTATACCAGCGGCACCACCGGAAAGCCAAAGGGCTGCCAGCATGGAACAGGCGGCTATCTGGCATACGTGGCCGGAACCAGCAAGTATGTTCAGGACATCCATCCCGAAGATGTCTACTGGTGTCTGGCGGATATCGGCTGGATCACGGGCCACTCCTACATTGTTTATGGACCGCTGGCCATCTGCGCATCGACCGTCATCTACGAAGGCATTCCGAATTATCCGGATCCAGGCCGTCCATGGCGGATTGCACAGGACCTTGGCGTGAACATCTTCCATACGGCGCCGACCGCCATCCGGGCGCTCCGAAAAATCGGTCCGGACGAACCCAAGAAATATGAATACCACTTCAAGCACATGACGACGGTTGGTGAGCCGATCGAACCGGAAGTCTGGAAATGGTACCATGAGGTTGTCGGGAAAGGCGAGGCCATCATTGTCGATACCTGGTGGCAGACGGAAACCGGCGGATTCCTGTGCAGCACCCTCCCGGCCATCAAGCCGATGAAACCCGGAAGTGCCGGCCCCGGCATGCCGGGCATCCATCCGATCATTTTCGATGAGGACGGCAAAGAACTTCCCGCAGGCTGCGGAAAAGCAGGCAACATCTGCATCCAGAACCCCTGGCCTGGCATGTTCCAGACCATCTGGGGAGACCGGGATCGATTCGTCAAGCAGTATTTCGAACGCTACTGCAAAGATCCGAAAAGCAAAGACTGGAGAGATTGGCCGTATCTGACCGGGGATGCCGCAGTCCAGGCGCCGGATGGCTATTACCGGATTCTGGGGCGGATTGACGACGTGATCAACGTTTCGGGTCACCGGCTGGGAACGAAGGAACTGGAATCTGCGGCACTGACAGTGACGGAAGTCGCTGAATCCGCGGTCGTTCCGGTTGCAGACGACATCAAGGGCAAGGTGCCGGATCTCTATGTCAGCCTCAAACCGGGATATTCGCCCAGCAAGGAGCTTGAGGACAAGATTGCCAAGGCGCTGGTAACGGAAATCGGTCCGATCGCCAAGCCGCGCAAGGTCTGGATTGTGCCGGATATGCCCAAGACCCGATCCGGAAAGATCATGCGGCGGGTGCTCGGAGCCATCTCCAACAAGAAAGATGTGGGGGATGTTACTACCCTGGCCAACCCGGAAATCGTTACGGCTATCCAGGGCATGATGAAATAG
- a CDS encoding TetR/AcrR family transcriptional regulator, with the protein MGITERKERERERRRQQILIAARRVFSSRGYTRSTMEDIAKEAELSPGTIYLYFKSKDELYASLSVRILQYLNIRLKHITNQKDIEPDRYIEALKEAMFDVYEFDPVIVINMFQLQSNDIIKNLTPELKNEIRALSQSSFHVMSEIFEDGIRKGVFISRHPNALADVLWGIFSGLILWKESQRHIHRQDDSLKPTLEIAFELFSRGIRS; encoded by the coding sequence ATGGGAATCACAGAAAGAAAGGAAAGAGAACGGGAGAGGCGCAGGCAGCAGATTCTCATTGCTGCCAGAAGGGTTTTCTCGTCCCGGGGGTACACCCGATCGACGATGGAAGACATCGCCAAGGAAGCCGAACTCAGCCCGGGAACCATCTACCTGTATTTCAAAAGCAAGGATGAACTCTATGCCTCGCTTTCCGTCCGGATTCTGCAGTATTTGAACATTCGATTGAAACACATCACCAACCAGAAGGACATCGAGCCGGACCGGTACATCGAGGCGCTGAAAGAGGCCATGTTCGACGTATATGAATTCGATCCGGTCATCGTCATCAACATGTTCCAACTCCAGTCGAACGACATCATCAAGAACCTCACCCCGGAATTGAAAAATGAAATCCGGGCGCTGTCCCAGTCGTCGTTTCACGTCATGTCCGAGATTTTCGAAGACGGCATCAGAAAGGGGGTGTTCATATCCCGACATCCGAACGCTCTGGCGGATGTGTTGTGGGGGATTTTTTCCGGTCTCATTCTGTGGAAGGAAAGCCAGCGACATATTCACCGCCAAGACGATTCACTCAAACCAACTCTTGAGATCGCTTTCGAGCTATTCAGTCGGGGGATTCGCAGTTGA
- a CDS encoding ABC transporter ATP-binding protein, translating into MKVMEIVDLSVFYGDVQALWGVSLSVDAGKIVALIGANGAGKTTTMKTICGINPIASGRILYGNREINGLPVHEIAEMGITLVPEGRQLFPKMSVEDNLLVGSYLKRTRQNRQKNMNRVFEIFPRLAERKRQTAETLSGGEQQMLAIGRALMQEPKLIMFDEPSIGLAPILVMEIFRIIQELHSMGMTIFLVEQNVHHTLKIADDCYVMENGRIVGHGTGSELESDPKIREAYLGF; encoded by the coding sequence ATGAAGGTGATGGAGATCGTGGATTTGTCGGTGTTTTACGGAGATGTCCAGGCGCTGTGGGGAGTGTCGCTGTCTGTGGATGCGGGAAAGATCGTGGCCCTGATCGGGGCAAACGGCGCCGGAAAGACGACAACGATGAAGACCATCTGCGGGATCAACCCCATCGCTTCTGGACGCATCCTCTACGGCAACCGGGAGATCAATGGGTTGCCCGTCCACGAGATCGCCGAGATGGGCATCACCCTCGTTCCGGAAGGCAGGCAGCTTTTCCCCAAGATGAGTGTCGAAGACAATCTTCTGGTAGGTTCCTACCTGAAAAGGACCCGCCAAAACCGCCAGAAGAACATGAACCGGGTGTTCGAGATTTTCCCCAGGCTTGCCGAGCGCAAAAGGCAGACGGCCGAGACCCTCTCCGGCGGAGAGCAGCAGATGCTCGCCATCGGCCGAGCCCTGATGCAGGAACCGAAGCTCATCATGTTCGATGAACCCAGCATCGGCCTGGCGCCGATCTTGGTGATGGAAATCTTTCGGATCATCCAGGAGCTTCACAGCATGGGCATGACGATTTTCCTGGTGGAGCAAAATGTCCATCACACGCTGAAGATCGCCGATGACTGCTATGTGATGGAAAACGGGCGGATCGTCGGGCACGGCACCGGCAGCGAGCTTGAGTCCGATCCGAAGATCCGGGAAGCCTACCTGGGGTTTTAA